The sequence GCACCAGGTGGCCCAGGAAAACCAATAGTACCAGGAGGACCAGGATCACCAGGAACAGGCCACCCAGCAGGACCAGCAGAACCAGGAACACCAAGTGGTCCAGGAGGCCCAGGAGCACCAGGAGGCCCAGGATCTAATGGAGAGCCAGGAACACCAAGTGGTCCAGGAGGCCCAGGAGCACCAGGAGGCCCAGGAGGATCAGGAGTGCCAGACGGCCCAGGAATACCAGGCACACCAGGCCATCCAGGCCAACCAGGTGGACCTTCACCTGGAGTGCCTGCCGGCCCAGGAAAACCAGGAGGACCAGGATCTAACGGAGAACCAGGCTCACCAGGCGTACCAGGAGAACCAGGAACACCAGGAAACCCAGGATCTAATGGAGAGCCAGGTACACCAAGCGGTCCAGGAATACCAGGAAGCCCAGGAAATAAGCCATGCAAAGGCAAGCCAGGTTCGCCAGGTTCATCAGGAGGACCAGGAGTGCCAGGTGTACCAGGCACACCAGGAGGATCAGGAGTGCCAGGGGTACCAGGTGGCTCAGGAACACCCGGAGGATCAGGAGTACCAGGCACACCAGGAACACCAGGAACACCAGGAACACCAGGAGcaccaggaggaccaggaggaccaggaggACCAGGTGGCAAACCAGGCAAGCCAGACCACCATAAACCTTGCCATGGTAAGCCAGGCCCAGGTGCTCCAAGTGGACCAGGAGGACCAGGCAGCCCAGGAACGCCAGGAGGACCAGGAGGGCCAGGAGGACCAGGTGGTCCAGGAGCACCAGGTGGCCCAGGAAAACCAATAGTACCAGGAGGACCAGGATCACCAGGAACAGGCCACCCAGCAGGACCAGCAGAACCTGGAACACCAAGTGGTCCAGGAGGCCCAGGAGCACCAGGAGGCCCAGGATCTAATGGAGAGCCAGGAACACCAAGTGGTCCAGGAGGCCCAGGAGCACCAGGAGGCCCAGGATCTAATGGAGAGCCAGGAACACCAAGTGGTCCAGGAGGCCCAGGAGCACCAGGAGGCCCAGGATCTAATGGAGAGCCAGGAACACCAAGTGGTCCAGGAGGCCCAGGATCTAATGGAGAGCCAGGAACACCAAGTGGTCCAGGAGGCCCAGGAGCACCAGGAGGCCCAGGAGGATCAGGAGTGCCAGACGGCCCAGGAATACCAGGCACACCAGGCCATCCAGGCCAACCAGGTGGACCTTCACCTGGAGTGCCTGCCGGCCCAGGAAAACCAGGAGGACCAGGATCTAACGGAGAACCAGGCTCACCAGGCGTACCAGGAGAACCAGGAACACCAGGAAACCCAGGAACTCCAGGAAGTCCAGGAAATAAACCATGCAAAGGCAAGCCAGGTTCGCCAGGAGGCCCAGGATCTAACGGAGAGCCAGGAACACCAAGTGGTCCAGGAGGCCCAGGATCTAATGGAGAGCCAGGAACACCAAGTGGTCCAGGAGGCCCAGGAGCACCAGGAGGCCCAGGATCTAATGGAGAGCCAGGAACACCAAGTGGTCCAGGAGGCCCAGGATCTAATGGAGAGCCAGGAACACCAAGTGGTCCAGGAGGCCCAGGAGCACCAGGAGGCCCAGGATCTAATGGAGAGCCAGGAACACCAAGTGGTCCAGGAGGCCCAGGATCACCAGGAGGCCCAGGATCTAATGGAGAGCCAGGAACACCAAGTGGTCCAGGAGGCCCAGGAGCACCAGGAGGCCCAGGATCTAATGGAGAGCCAGGAACACCAAGTGGTCCAGGAGGCCCAGGAGCACCAGGAGGCCCAGGAGGATCAGGAGTGCCAGACGGCCCAGGAATACCAGGCACACCAGGCCATCCAGGCCAACCAGGTGGACCTTCACCTGGAGTGCCTGCCGGCCCAGGAAAACCAGGAGGACCAGGATCTAACGGAGAACCAGGCTCACCAGGCGTACCAGGAGAACCAGGAACACCAGGAAACCCAGGAACTCCAGGAAGTCCAGGAAATAAGCCATGCAAAGGCAAGCCAGGTTCGCCAGGTTCATCAGGAGGACCAGGAGTGCCAGGTGTACCAGGCACACCAGGAGGATCAGGAGTGCCAGGGGTACCAGGTGGCTCAGGAACACCCGGAGTACCAGGCACACCAGGAACACCAGGAACACCAGGAACACCAGGAACTGGTGGCCAACCAAGTGTCCCAGGAACTCCAGGCTTACCAGGAAATGGTGGCCAACCAGGCTCACCAGGAGGCCCAGGTTCTAACGGAGAACCAGGCTCACCAGGAGGCCCAGGATCTAACGGAGAACCAGGATCACCAGGAGGCCCAGGATCTAACGGAGAACCAGGAGGCCCAGGATCCAATGGAGAGCCAGGTACACCAAACGGTCCAGGAATACCAGGAAGCCCAGGAAATAAGCCATGCAAAGGCAAGCCAGGTTCGCCAGGTTCATCAGGAGGACCAGGAGTGCCAGGTGTACCAGGCACACCAGGAGGATCAGGAGTGCCAGGGGTACCAGGTGGCTCAGGAACACCCGGAGGATCAGGAGTACCAGGCACACCAGGAACACCAGGAACACCAGGAAGCCCAGGAACTGGTGGCCAACCAAGTGGCCCAGGAACTCCAGGCTTACCAGGAAATGGTGGCCATCCAGGCTCACCAGGAAATGGTGGCCAACCAGGCTCACCAGGAACTGGTGGCCAACCAGGCTCACCAGGAAATGGTGGCCAACCAGGCTCACCAGGCGTACCAGGAGAACCAGGAACACCAGGAAACCCAGGAACTCCAGGAAGCCCAGGAAATAAACCATGCAAAGGCAAGCCAGGTTCGCCAGGAGTGCCAGGGGTACCAGGTGGCTCAGGAACGCCCGGAGGATCAGGAGTACCAGGCACACCAGGAACACCAGGAACACCAGGAAGCCCAGGAACTGGTGGCCAACCAAGTGGCCCAGGAACTCCAGGCTTACCAGGAAATGGTGGCCAACCAGGCTCACCAGGAAATGGTGGCCAACCAGGCTCACCAGGAGGCCCAGGAGGCCCAGGACAGCCAGGCGGCAGTGGAAAACCATGTGGGTCACCTGGAATCCCAGGTGCTCCAGGAACAGCAGGATCACCAGGAAACCCAGGATCACCAGGAAACCCAGGGTCACCAGGAAACCCAGGGTCACCAGGAAACCCAGGAAACCCAGGATCTCCAGGTGGCCCAGGAAAGCCTGGTAAACCAGGTGAAACAGGCACACCAGGCGAGACAGCGTCACCAGGAAACCCAGGTGAGCCGGGAAAGCCGGGCTCACCAGGTAGCACGGCCACCCCAGGCGCCCCTGGTGGCGTAGCAGCACCAGGCAGCGCAGCTGGCACCGCCGCACCAGGCGCCGTGGCCGAACCAGGAGCCGTGGGCCAAGTGGGCCAAGTGGGAGGCGTCGGGCCCAACCCAAATCCAACCAAAAAGAACTACAAGAAGACAACTAGCCAAAGCAACGAATCAAACAGCGAAATTTCCGACGCCAGTGGATCAAGATCTGTCAACGCTAAGAGCGCCGAAAGCACCCTAGAATCGCAGAAAGGTGATGTTCACAAGAAAGGCAGCAACCAAGCGGCCAGCAGCGAAGAGAAAATCAAAAACAAGGACGGCACTTTCACCAACGATTCTCAAGCCGCCAGCGACGATTTGACAGTCACAGACAAAGATTCAACAGAAAAGACCAGTCATCAAGCTGCTAGCAGTCGGCAAACAGCTAACACCGCCTGCGGCAGCTCAGACAGCAGTCAGCAAGCTGCCAGCAGCCAGCACTCAAGGACAGACAGCTCCGGATCCTATTCAGACAACGCTCAAGGGTCCAGCAGTGATCAGAAAATCAAAAACAACGACGGCACCAGCTACGAAGCCAGCCAGCAAAATCAAAGCAGCGACCAAAGCATCGAAAAGGCCGACGGAAGCAAGTACAACGCTAGCCAGCAAGCGGCCAGCTCTAACTCGAAATCTGTGACAGCTAAAGGCACTCACGAAGCCAGTCAGCAAGCTCAGAGTGACGCTCAGTACAGCGAAGATAGTCACGGATCGCACTCAGTCAATCACCAGGCTGCTAGCAGCGATGAAAAATACAGAGGTGCTAACGGGGACGCCCTAGACAAGAGCCAACAGAGCGCTAGCGCCAGCGAAAAGACAGTAAACTCTGCCGGTACTTTTAGTAACGATCAACAGGCAAGTAGCGACAATACGAAGAGGGTTGACAAGTATGGCTCGTACGAAGATAGCCACCAGGTGGCTAGCAGTGACAAGAGCGTCGAACTGAACGACGGAAGCAAGTACCAGGAACGCAGACAGGCCGCGAGTGGAAACAAGAAGATCAAGAACGCATCAGGGCAGTACGAGGAGGATAACCAAGCGGCGAGCAACCAGGTTCACAGTTCGGACGCTTCGGGCACATACGATGCGGACAACCAAGCGGCTAGTAGCGCGCAAAGAGGGCAGTCA is a genomic window of Ostrinia nubilalis chromosome 28, ilOstNubi1.1, whole genome shotgun sequence containing:
- the LOC135085420 gene encoding collagen alpha-5(IV) chain-like isoform X6, translating into MRFGIALVALAAVVAVNGLPYPDVEYEYESFGSSSSSSSESSSSSSSSSSSIIKDGVATVVATAQKAAQSASQASQAAQQLSKKIVKSAGGEVSEESSSSSSLSQQAQQAASKSEKSSVVRNLGGVQTSESSESSDSSSSKNQSSENSASKTVKKSGCGGSKSSTENSNSKQSSNESENNSKSSKKSSRKSGSNVSETEESAENSRKSQSKQASQQKTVEESENSRNGSKKVRKSESSDESSNQNEESRKSSKKSIKKSGSNISEESENAEENRKSASKNSNRKNSREEQSVDRSGKVIKSEKSESSENESSKSDSANSKRSKSSKSIKKGSKGESESVVSKNEREDSSNNESNKKSKKSKSVSKNGDSVSTSEQESNEESRKSGKKSRSKNEKNVKIKRKNGDEESSTEVDESESSQNESSSSQSESSKKSNRRRKGGKKPCKGNKPGGPGAPGSPGTPGGPGAPGGPGGPGTPGSGGHPGSPGLPGTPGSPGTPGGPGGPGGPGGPGGKPGKPGGKPGKPDHRKPCHGKPSPGAPGGPGGPGSPGTPGGPGGPGGPGGPGKPGGPGTPGSPGTPGAPGGPGGPGGPGGKPGKPGGKPGKPDHHKPCHGKPGPGAPGGPGGPGSPGTPGGPGGPGGPGGPGTPGGPGKPGSPGTPGSPGTPGAPGGPGGPGGPGGKPGKPGGKPGKPGGKPGKPDHHKPCHGKPGPGAPGGPGGPGGPGGPGKPGGPGKPGGPGSPGSPGTPGSPGTPGAPGGPGGPGGPGGKPGKPGGKPGKPGGKPGKPDHHKPCHGKPGPGAPGGTGGPGSPGTPGGPGGPGGPGGPGTPGGPGKPGSPGTPGSPGTPGAPGAPGGPGGPGGPGGKPGKPGGKPGKPGGKPGKPDHHKPCHGKPGPGAPSGPGGPGSPGTPGGPGGPGGPGGPGAPGGPGKPIVPGGPGSPGTGHPAGPAEPGTPSGPGGPGAPGGPGSNGEPGTPSGPGGPGAPGGPGGSGVPDGPGIPGTPGHPGQPGGPSPGVPAGPGKPGGPGSNGEPGSPGVPGEPGTPGNPGSNGEPGTPSGPGIPGSPGNKPCKGKPGSPGSSGGPGVPGVPGTPGGSGVPGVPGGSGTPGGSGVPGTPGTPGTPGTPGAPGGPGGPGGPGGKPGKPDHHKPCHGKPGPGAPSGPGGPGSPGTPGGPGGPGGPGGPGAPGGPGKPIVPGGPGSPGTGHPAGPAEPGTPSGPGGPGAPGGPGSNGEPGTPSGPGGPGAPGGPGSNGEPGTPSGPGGPGAPGGPGSNGEPGTPSGPGGPGSNGEPGTPSGPGGPGAPGGPGGSGVPDGPGIPGTPGHPGQPGGPSPGVPAGPGKPGGPGSNGEPGSPGVPGEPGTPGNPGTPGSPGNKPCKGKPGSPGGPGSNGEPGTPSGPGGPGSNGEPGTPSGPGGPGAPGGPGSNGEPGTPSGPGGPGSNGEPGTPSGPGGPGAPGGPGSNGEPGTPSGPGGPGSPGGPGSNGEPGTPSGPGGPGAPGGPGSNGEPGTPSGPGGPGAPGGPGGSGVPDGPGIPGTPGHPGQPGGPSPGVPAGPGKPGGPGSNGEPGSPGVPGEPGTPGNPGTPGSPGNKPCKGKPGSPGSSGGPGVPGVPGTPGGSGVPGVPGGSGTPGVPGTPGTPGTPGTPGTGGQPSVPGTPGLPGNGGQPGSPGGPGSNGEPGSPGGPGSNGEPGSPGGPGSNGEPGGPGSNGEPGTPNGPGIPGSPGNKPCKGKPGSPGSSGGPGVPGVPGTPGGSGVPGVPGGSGTPGGSGVPGTPGTPGTPGSPGTGGQPSGPGTPGLPGNGGHPGSPGNGGQPGSPGTGGQPGSPGNGGQPGSPGVPGEPGTPGNPGTPGSPGNKPCKGKPGSPGVPGVPGGSGTPGGSGVPGTPGTPGTPGSPGTGGQPSSPGNGGQPGSPGGPGGPGQPGGSGKPCGSPGIPGAPGTAGSPGNPGSPGNPGSPGNPGSPGNPGNPGSPGGPGKPGKPGETGTPGETASPGNPGEPGKPGSPGSTATPGAPGGVAAPGSAAGTAAPGAVAEPGAVGQVGQVGGVGPNPNPTKKNYKKTTSQSNESNSEISDASGSRSVNAKSAESTLESQKGDVHKKGSNQAASSEEKIKNKDGTFTNDSQAASDDLTVTDKDSTEKTSHQAASSRQTANTACGSSDSSQQAASSQHSRTDSSGSYSDNAQGSSSDQKIKNNDGTSYEASQQNQSSDQSIEKADGSKYNASQQAASSNSKSVTAKGTHEASQQAQSDAQYSEDSHGSHSVNHQAASSDEKYRGANGDALDKSQQSASASEKTVNSAGTFSNDQQASSDNTKRVDKYGSYEDSHQVASSDKSVELNDGSKYQERRQAASGNKKIKNASGQYEEDNQAASNQVHSSDASGTYDADNQAASSAQRGQSADGSSFENTQQAASGSKHVSNCQGNFSNDQQKASSTEKRSDASGSYSGSNQAASNRANYQYNDGSTYNASQQEASADQHEVNAAGRRDSSQQSNSSDEQIHTAGYDSSKAAQAASSYDNFESADGSYKKQEQASASSSQSHYSSATVTESHSAAAQQSATFEEYD
- the LOC135085420 gene encoding collagen alpha-2(IV) chain-like isoform X7, translating into MRFGIALVALAAVVAVNGLPYPDVEYEYESFGSSSSSSSESSSSSSSSSSSIIKDGVATVVATAQKAAQSASQASQAAQQLSKKIVKSAGGEVSEESSSSSSLSQQAQQAASKSEKSSVVRNLGGVQTSESSESSDSSSSKNQSSENSASKTVKKSGCGGSKSSTENSNSKQSSNESENNSKSSKKSSRKSGSNVSETEESAENSRKSQSKQASQQKTVEESENSRNGSKKVRKSESSDESSNQNEESRKSSKKSIKKSGSNISEESENAEENRKSASKNSNRKNSREEQSVDRSGKVIKSEKSESSENESSKSDSANSKRSKSSKSIKKGSKGESESVVSKNEREDSSNNESNKKSKKSKSVSKNGDSVSTSEQESNEESRKSGKKSRSKNEKNVKIKRKNGDEESSTEVDESESSQNESSSSQSESSKKSNRRRKGGKKPCKGNKPGGPGAPGSPGTPGGPGAPGGPGGPGTPGSGGHPGSPGLPGTPGSPGTPGGPGGPGGPGGPGGKPGKPGGKPGKPDHRKPCHGKPSPGAPGGPGGPGSPGTPGGPGGPGGPGGPGKPGGPGTPGSPGTPGAPGGPGGPGGPGGKPGKPGGKPGKPDHHKPCHGKPGPGAPGGPGGPGSPGTPGGPGGPGGPGGPGTPGGPGKPGSPGTPGSPGTPGAPGGPGGPGGPGGKPGKPGGKPGKPGGKPGKPDHHKPCHGKPGPGAPGGPGGPGGPGGPGKPGGPGKPGGPGSPGSPGTPGSPGTPGAPGGPGGPGGPGGKPGKPGGKPGKPGGKPGKPDHHKPCHGKPGPGAPGGTGGPGSPGTPGGPGGPGGPGGPGTPGGPGKPGSPGTPGSPGTPGAPGAPGGPGGPGGPGGKPGKPGGKPGKPGGKPGKPDHHKPCHGKPGPGAPSGPGGPGSPGTPGGPGGPGGPGGPGAPGGPGKPIVPGGPGSPGTGHPAGPAEPGTPSGPGGPGAPGGPGSNGEPGTPSGPGGPGAPGGPGGSGVPDGPGIPGTPGHPGQPGGPSPGVPAGPGKPGGPGSNGEPGSPGVPGEPGTPGNPGSNGEPGTPSGPGIPGSPGNKPCKGKPGSPGSSGGPGVPGVPGTPGGSGVPGVPGGSGTPGGSGVPGTPGTPGTPGTPGAPGGPGGPGGPGGKPGKPDHHKPCHGKPGPGAPSGPGGPGSPGTPGGPGGPGGPGGPGAPGGPGKPIVPGGPGSPGTGHPAGPAEPGTPSGPGGPGAPGGPGSNGEPGTPSGPGGPGAPGGPGSNGEPGTPSGPGGPGAPGGPGSNGEPGTPSGPGGPGSNGEPGTPSGPGGPGAPGGPGGSGVPDGPGIPGTPGHPGQPGGPSPGVPAGPGKPGGPGSNGEPGSPGVPGEPGTPGNPGTPGSPGNKPCKGKPGSPGGPGSNGEPGTPSGPGGPGSNGEPGTPSGPGGPGAPGGPGSNGEPGTPSGPGGPGSNGEPGTPSGPGGPGAPGGPGSNGEPGTPSGPGGPGSPGGPGSNGEPGTPSGPGGPGAPGGPGSNGEPGTPSGPGGPGAPGGPGGSGVPDGPGIPGTPGHPGQPGGPSPGVPAGPGKPGGPGSNGEPGSPGVPGEPGTPGNPGTPGSPGNKPCKGKPGSPGSSGGPGVPGVPGTPGGSGVPGVPGGSGTPGVPGTPGTPGTPGTPGTGGQPSVPGTPGLPGNGGQPGSPGGPGSNGEPGSPGGPGSNGEPGSPGGPGSNGEPGGPGSNGEPGTPNGPGIPGSPGNKPCKGKPGSPGSSGGPGVPGVPGTPGGSGVPGVPGGSGTPGGSGVPGTPGTPGTPGSPGTGGQPSGPGTPGSPGNGGQPGSPGVPGEPGTPGNPGTPGSPGNKPCKGKPGSPGVPGVPGGSGTPGGSGVPGTPGTPGTPGSPGTGGQPSGPGTPGLPGNGGQPGSPGNGGQPGSPGGPGGPGQPGGSGKPCGSPGIPGAPGTAGSPGNPGSPGNPGSPGNPGSPGNPGNPGSPGGPGKPGKPGETGTPGETASPGNPGEPGKPGSPGSTATPGAPGGVAAPGSAAGTAAPGAVAEPGAVGQVGQVGGVGPNPNPTKKNYKKTTSQSNESNSEISDASGSRSVNAKSAESTLESQKGDVHKKGSNQAASSEEKIKNKDGTFTNDSQAASDDLTVTDKDSTEKTSHQAASSRQTANTACGSSDSSQQAASSQHSRTDSSGSYSDNAQGSSSDQKIKNNDGTSYEASQQNQSSDQSIEKADGSKYNASQQAASSNSKSVTAKGTHEASQQAQSDAQYSEDSHGSHSVNHQAASSDEKYRGANGDALDKSQQSASASEKTVNSAGTFSNDQQASSDNTKRVDKYGSYEDSHQVASSDKSVELNDGSKYQERRQAASGNKKIKNASGQYEEDNQAASNQVHSSDASGTYDADNQAASSAQRGQSADGSSFENTQQAASGSKHVSNCQGNFSNDQQKASSTEKRSDASGSYSGSNQAASNRANYQYNDGSTYNASQQEASADQHEVNAAGRRDSSQQSNSSDEQIHTAGYDSSKAAQAASSYDNFESADGSYKKQEQASASSSQSHYSSATVTESHSAAAQQSATFEEYD
- the LOC135085420 gene encoding collagen alpha-2(IV) chain-like isoform X1 — translated: MRFGIALVALAAVVAVNGLPYPDVEYEYESFGSSSSSSSESSSSSSSSSSSIIKDGVATVVATAQKAAQSASQASQAAQQLSKKIVKSAGGEVSEESSSSSSLSQQAQQAASKSEKSSVVRNLGGVQTSESSESSDSSSSKNQSSENSASKTVKKSGCGGSKSSTENSNSKQSSNESENNSKSSKKSSRKSGSNVSETEESAENSRKSQSKQASQQKTVEESENSRNGSKKVRKSESSDESSNQNEESRKSSKKSIKKSGSNISEESENAEENRKSASKNSNRKNSREEQSVDRSGKVIKSEKSESSENESSKSDSANSKRSKSSKSIKKGSKGESESVVSKNEREDSSNNESNKKSKKSKSVSKNGDSVSTSEQESNEESRKSGKKSRSKNEKNVKIKRKNGDEESSTEVDESESSQNESSSSQSESSKKSNRRRKGGKKPCKGNKPGGPGAPGSPGTPGGPGAPGGPGGPGTPGSGGHPGSPGLPGTPGSPGTPGGPGGPGGPGGPGGKPGKPGGKPGKPDHRKPCHGKPSPGAPGGPGGPGSPGTPGGPGGPGGPGGPGKPGGPGTPGSPGTPGAPGGPGGPGGPGGKPGKPGGKPGKPDHHKPCHGKPGPGAPGGPGGPGSPGTPGGPGGPGGPGGPGTPGGPGKPGSPGTPGSPGTPGAPGGPGGPGGPGGKPGKPGGKPGKPGGKPGKPDHHKPCHGKPGPGAPGGPGGPGGPGGPGKPGGPGKPGGPGSPGSPGTPGSPGTPGAPGGPGGPGGPGGKPGKPGGKPGKPGGKPGKPDHHKPCHGKPGPGAPGGTGGPGSPGTPGGPGGPGGPGGPGTPGGPGKPGSPGTPGSPGTPGAPGAPGGPGGPGGPGGKPGKPGGKPGKPGGKPGKPDHHKPCHGKPGPGAPSGPGGPGSPGTPGGPGGPGGPGGPGAPGGPGKPIVPGGPGSPGTGHPAGPAEPGTPSGPGGPGAPGGPGSNGEPGTPSGPGGPGAPGGPGGSGVPDGPGIPGTPGHPGQPGGPSPGVPAGPGKPGGPGSNGEPGSPGVPGEPGTPGNPGSNGEPGTPSGPGIPGSPGNKPCKGKPGSPGSSGGPGVPGVPGTPGGSGVPGVPGGSGTPGGSGVPGTPGTPGTPGTPGAPGGPGGPGGPGGKPGKPDHHKPCHGKPGPGAPSGPGGPGSPGTPGGPGGPGGPGGPGAPGGPGKPIVPGGPGSPGTGHPAGPAEPGTPSGPGGPGAPGGPGSNGEPGTPSGPGGPGAPGGPGSNGEPGTPSGPGGPGAPGGPGSNGEPGTPSGPGGPGSNGEPGTPSGPGGPGAPGGPGGSGVPDGPGIPGTPGHPGQPGGPSPGVPAGPGKPGGPGSNGEPGSPGVPGEPGTPGNPGTPGSPGNKPCKGKPGSPGGPGSNGEPGTPSGPGGPGSNGEPGTPSGPGGPGAPGGPGSNGEPGTPSGPGGPGSNGEPGTPSGPGGPGAPGGPGSNGEPGTPSGPGGPGSPGGPGSNGEPGTPSGPGGPGAPGGPGSNGEPGTPSGPGGPGAPGGPGGSGVPDGPGIPGTPGHPGQPGGPSPGVPAGPGKPGGPGSNGEPGSPGVPGEPGTPGNPGTPGSPGNKPCKGKPGSPGSSGGPGVPGVPGTPGGSGVPGVPGGSGTPGVPGTPGTPGTPGTPGTGGQPSVPGTPGLPGNGGQPGSPGGPGSNGEPGSPGGPGSNGEPGSPGGPGSNGEPGGPGSNGEPGTPNGPGIPGSPGNKPCKGKPGSPGSSGGPGVPGVPGTPGGSGVPGVPGGSGTPGGSGVPGTPGTPGTPGSPGTGGQPSGPGTPGLPGNGGHPGSPGNGGQPGSPGTGGQPGSPGNGGQPGSPGVPGEPGTPGNPGTPGSPGNKPCKGKPGSPGVPGVPGGSGTPGGSGVPGTPGTPGTPGSPGTGGQPSGPGTPGLPGNGGQPGSPGNGGQPGSPGGPGGPGQPGGSGKPCGSPGIPGAPGTAGSPGNPGSPGNPGSPGNPGSPGNPGNPGSPGGPGKPGKPGETGTPGETASPGNPGEPGKPGSPGSTATPGAPGGVAAPGSAAGTAAPGAVAEPGAVGQVGQVGGVGPNPNPTKKNYKKTTSQSNESNSEISDASGSRSVNAKSAESTLESQKGDVHKKGSNQAASSEEKIKNKDGTFTNDSQAASDDLTVTDKDSTEKTSHQAASSRQTANTACGSSDSSQQAASSQHSRTDSSGSYSDNAQGSSSDQKIKNNDGTSYEASQQNQSSDQSIEKADGSKYNASQQAASSNSKSVTAKGTHEASQQAQSDAQYSEDSHGSHSVNHQAASSDEKYRGANGDALDKSQQSASASEKTVNSAGTFSNDQQASSDNTKRVDKYGSYEDSHQVASSDKSVELNDGSKYQERRQAASGNKKIKNASGQYEEDNQAASNQVHSSDASGTYDADNQAASSAQRGQSADGSSFENTQQAASGSKHVSNCQGNFSNDQQKASSTEKRSDASGSYSGSNQAASNRANYQYNDGSTYNASQQEASADQHEVNAAGRRDSSQQSNSSDEQIHTAGYDSSKAAQAASSYDNFESADGSYKKQEQASASSSQSHYSSATVTESHSAAAQQSATFEEYD
- the LOC135085420 gene encoding collagen alpha-2(IV) chain-like isoform X5, with product MRFGIALVALAAVVAVNGLPYPDVEYEYESFGSSSSSSSESSSSSSSSSSSIIKDGVATVVATAQKAAQSASQASQAAQQLSKKIVKSAGGEVSEESSSSSSLSQQAQQAASKSEKSSVVRNLGGVQTSESSESSDSSSSKNQSSENSASKTVKKSGCGGSKSSTENSNSKQSSNESENNSKSSKKSSRKSGSNVSETEESAENSRKSQSKQASQQKTVEESENSRNGSKKVRKSESSDESSNQNEESRKSSKKSIKKSGSNISEESENAEENRKSASKNSNRKNSREEQSVDRSGKVIKSEKSESSENESSKSDSANSKRSKSSKSIKKGSKGESESVVSKNEREDSSNNESNKKSKKSKSVSKNGDSVSTSEQESNEESRKSGKKSRSKNEKNVKIKRKNGDEESSTEVDESESSQNESSSSQSESSKKSNRRRKGGKKPCKGNKPGGPGAPGSPGTPGGPGAPGGPGGPGTPGSGGHPGSPGLPGTPGSPGTPGGPGGPGGPGGPGGKPGKPGGKPGKPDHRKPCHGKPSPGAPGGPGGPGSPGTPGGPGGPGGPGGPGKPGGPGTPGSPGTPGAPGGPGGPGGPGGKPGKPGGKPGKPDHHKPCHGKPGPGAPGGPGGPGSPGTPGGPGGPGGPGGPGTPGGPGKPGSPGTPGSPGTPGAPGGPGGPGGPGGKPGKPGGKPGKPGGKPGKPDHHKPCHGKPGPGAPGGPGGPGGPGGPGKPGGPGKPGGPGSPGSPGTPGSPGTPGAPGGPGGPGGPGGKPGKPGGKPGKPGGKPGKPDHHKPCHGKPGPGAPGGTGGPGSPGTPGGPGGPGGPGGPGTPGGPGKPGSPGTPGSPGTPGAPGAPGGPGGPGGPGGKPGKPGGKPGKPGGKPGKPDHHKPCHGKPGPGAPSGPGGPGSPGTPGGPGGPGGPGGPGAPGGPGKPIVPGGPGSPGTGHPAGPAEPGTPSGPGGPGAPGGPGSNGEPGTPSGPGGPGAPGGPGGSGVPDGPGIPGTPGHPGQPGGPSPGVPAGPGKPGGPGSNGEPGSPGVPGEPGTPGNPGSNGEPGTPSGPGIPGSPGNKPCKGKPGSPGSSGGPGVPGVPGTPGGSGVPGVPGGSGTPGGSGVPGTPGTPGTPGTPGAPGGPGGPGGPGGKPGKPDHHKPCHGKPGPGAPSGPGGPGSPGTPGGPGGPGGPGGPGAPGGPGKPIVPGGPGSPGTGHPAGPAEPGTPSGPGGPGAPGGPGSNGEPGTPSGPGGPGAPGGPGSNGEPGTPSGPGGPGAPGGPGSNGEPGTPSGPGGPGSNGEPGTPSGPGGPGAPGGPGGSGVPDGPGIPGTPGHPGQPGGPSPGVPAGPGKPGGPGSNGEPGSPGVPGEPGTPGNPGTPGSPGNKPCKGKPGSPGGPGSNGEPGTPSGPGGPGAPGGPGSNGEPGTPSGPGGPGSNGEPGTPSGPGGPGAPGGPGSNGEPGTPSGPGGPGSPGGPGSNGEPGTPSGPGGPGAPGGPGSNGEPGTPSGPGGPGAPGGPGGSGVPDGPGIPGTPGHPGQPGGPSPGVPAGPGKPGGPGSNGEPGSPGVPGEPGTPGNPGTPGSPGNKPCKGKPGSPGSSGGPGVPGVPGTPGGSGVPGVPGGSGTPGVPGTPGTPGTPGTPGTGGQPSVPGTPGLPGNGGQPGSPGGPGSNGEPGSPGGPGSNGEPGSPGGPGSNGEPGGPGSNGEPGTPNGPGIPGSPGNKPCKGKPGSPGSSGGPGVPGVPGTPGGSGVPGVPGGSGTPGGSGVPGTPGTPGTPGSPGTGGQPSGPGTPGLPGNGGHPGSPGNGGQPGSPGTGGQPGSPGNGGQPGSPGVPGEPGTPGNPGTPGSPGNKPCKGKPGSPGVPGVPGGSGTPGGSGVPGTPGTPGTPGSPGTGGQPSGPGTPGLPGNGGQPGSPGNGGQPGSPGGPGGPGQPGGSGKPCGSPGIPGAPGTAGSPGNPGSPGNPGSPGNPGSPGNPGNPGSPGGPGKPGKPGETGTPGETASPGNPGEPGKPGSPGSTATPGAPGGVAAPGSAAGTAAPGAVAEPGAVGQVGQVGGVGPNPNPTKKNYKKTTSQSNESNSEISDASGSRSVNAKSAESTLESQKGDVHKKGSNQAASSEEKIKNKDGTFTNDSQAASDDLTVTDKDSTEKTSHQAASSRQTANTACGSSDSSQQAASSQHSRTDSSGSYSDNAQGSSSDQKIKNNDGTSYEASQQNQSSDQSIEKADGSKYNASQQAASSNSKSVTAKGTHEASQQAQSDAQYSEDSHGSHSVNHQAASSDEKYRGANGDALDKSQQSASASEKTVNSAGTFSNDQQASSDNTKRVDKYGSYEDSHQVASSDKSVELNDGSKYQERRQAASGNKKIKNASGQYEEDNQAASNQVHSSDASGTYDADNQAASSAQRGQSADGSSFENTQQAASGSKHVSNCQGNFSNDQQKASSTEKRSDASGSYSGSNQAASNRANYQYNDGSTYNASQQEASADQHEVNAAGRRDSSQQSNSSDEQIHTAGYDSSKAAQAASSYDNFESADGSYKKQEQASASSSQSHYSSATVTESHSAAAQQSATFEEYD